From a region of the Nitrospirota bacterium genome:
- a CDS encoding Do family serine endopeptidase produces the protein MTLKPLRTLLILGALATWPLPQPAAAESAGLRMLEEMQGVITDLAERVKPSVVNILPSPGPGRSKDSPKDRPPPNSPGTGSGVIIDGNGYILTNNHVVGEANEVEVRLSDRTKLIAQVIGKDPDTDLAVLKVSTDRPLPSATFGDSGSVKVGQWVLAVGNPFGLERTVTLGVVSGIGRENMNLSRYENFIQTDASINPGNSGGPLFNVHGEVIGINTAIINFAQGIGFAIPSNMAKQVFEQLRTHGKVVRGWLGVGIQPVTGELAAKFGVSEAEGVLVNEVFEHDPAARGGIKPGDIITKVDGKVVDTPNALSRLIAALEPGATTSIEVVRDGRRQTLAVALTERKDAPIVASLPASRAEMKLGIDVQDLTSELAEKFKLRDSKGVLIAKVDQGSIAYTEGLREGDLIKEVNRSEVGTVNEFAAAVKQVRRGETILLRVLRETRAFYVVLKPSDK, from the coding sequence ATGACGCTCAAGCCTCTGCGAACCCTCCTCATCCTCGGCGCCCTGGCAACCTGGCCCTTGCCGCAACCGGCTGCCGCGGAAAGCGCCGGGCTCCGCATGCTCGAAGAAATGCAGGGGGTCATCACGGACTTGGCCGAACGGGTCAAGCCCTCGGTCGTCAATATCCTGCCCTCCCCGGGACCGGGGCGTTCCAAAGACAGCCCGAAGGACCGGCCGCCGCCCAATTCGCCCGGCACCGGATCGGGCGTGATCATCGACGGGAACGGCTACATCCTCACCAACAACCACGTGGTCGGCGAGGCCAACGAAGTCGAAGTACGCCTATCGGATCGCACCAAGCTCATCGCGCAGGTCATCGGAAAGGACCCGGACACGGACTTGGCCGTGCTGAAGGTGTCCACCGATCGTCCTCTGCCCAGCGCCACGTTCGGCGACTCGGGCTCCGTGAAAGTCGGCCAGTGGGTGCTGGCCGTGGGCAATCCCTTCGGCCTGGAGCGCACCGTGACCCTGGGCGTCGTCAGCGGCATAGGCCGGGAGAACATGAACCTGTCGCGGTACGAGAATTTCATCCAGACCGATGCCTCCATTAATCCCGGCAATTCGGGCGGCCCCCTCTTCAACGTCCACGGTGAAGTCATCGGGATCAACACCGCCATCATCAATTTCGCCCAGGGGATCGGCTTTGCGATCCCCTCGAATATGGCCAAACAGGTCTTCGAGCAACTGCGCACCCACGGTAAGGTCGTCCGGGGCTGGCTGGGGGTCGGCATTCAACCGGTCACGGGCGAATTGGCGGCCAAGTTCGGCGTCTCGGAAGCCGAAGGGGTCCTGGTCAACGAAGTGTTCGAGCACGATCCGGCGGCACGCGGCGGCATCAAGCCGGGCGATATCATCACCAAGGTGGACGGGAAAGTCGTAGATACGCCCAACGCCCTCTCCCGCCTGATCGCCGCGCTGGAACCGGGCGCCACCACCTCCATCGAAGTGGTCCGCGACGGACGGCGGCAGACGCTGGCCGTGGCCCTGACCGAGCGGAAGGACGCCCCCATCGTCGCCTCCCTCCCCGCGTCACGCGCCGAGATGAAGCTGGGCATCGACGTGCAGGACCTGACCAGCGAGCTGGCCGAGAAGTTCAAGCTGCGGGACAGCAAGGGGGTGCTGATCGCCAAGGTGGACCAGGGAAGCATCGCCTACACGGAGGGACTGCGGGAGGGCGATCTGATCAAGGAAGTGAACCGCAGCGAGGTCGGCACGGTCAACGAATTTGCGGCCGCCGTCAAACAGGTCCGGCGCGGCGAGACGATCCTGCTACGCGTCCTGCGCGAAACCCGGGCGTTTTATGTGGTGCTGAAACCCAGTGACAAGTGA
- a CDS encoding elongation factor G yields MKDVTISNIRNIALVSYTGAGKTSLVEALLYTAGAIPAMGSIPSGTTVCDYEPEETHHKVSIGASVAHFDWKGVRFNVIDAPGALSFQGEARMALRAVDGVLIVVSAAAGVKTELEKIWSSIKELGLPCLLFVNDLDKDRTLLGPALEGCEKALEFKGLPVAVPIGEGPQLEGVVDLVGGASWRPVKDSPKVQQGTIPAALAGQCAEARKKLAEGVAETDDRLLEKYLAEGDLTAEELTKGLKNGTQRLSFLPVLCGSAVRNIGSTLLLDMLAGCLPSPVEREAQAPLAGLHPQTGEPVTRNADPTDPMSAYVFKTIIDPFMGRLSYVRLLSGTLAADAAFYNSTRTVKEKGGHVFWILGKKYVQVPLLKAGEIGAIGKLKDTQTGDTICDDHHPIRYPNPHLSRPVMSFALEPKSKADIEKVSLGLHKLVEEDPTLEFVRNNETKEMILSGMGQLHVDVTFEKLRRKYGVDVNIHTPKVPYKETIRKMAQAQGKYKKQTGGHGQFGDCWLQLDPLPRGKGVEFVNKVVGGAIPRNFIPAVEKGVIDATHEGILAGFPVVDLRATVYDGSYHTVDSSEMSFKIAASMGFRKALESAQPILLEPIMTVEVTAPDDAVGAVIGDLNSRRGRILGVNATGATETIKALVPLVELLKYTPTLNSITGGRGSYAMEFHSYEEVPRDQAQRIIDEHKATKAAVHQ; encoded by the coding sequence ATGAAAGACGTGACTATCAGCAACATCCGCAACATCGCGCTCGTTTCCTATACGGGCGCGGGGAAAACGTCGTTGGTCGAGGCCCTCCTCTATACGGCCGGGGCCATTCCCGCGATGGGGTCGATTCCCAGCGGCACGACGGTCTGCGATTACGAGCCGGAAGAAACGCACCACAAGGTGTCCATCGGCGCATCGGTCGCCCACTTCGACTGGAAGGGGGTCCGGTTCAATGTCATTGACGCCCCCGGGGCATTGAGCTTTCAAGGCGAGGCCAGGATGGCGCTTCGGGCGGTCGATGGTGTCCTGATCGTGGTTAGTGCGGCGGCCGGCGTGAAGACTGAGCTGGAGAAGATTTGGTCCAGCATCAAGGAGCTGGGCTTGCCCTGCCTATTGTTCGTGAACGACCTCGACAAGGATCGGACCCTCCTTGGACCGGCGCTGGAGGGCTGCGAGAAAGCGCTCGAGTTCAAGGGATTGCCGGTTGCAGTCCCGATCGGGGAAGGGCCACAGTTGGAAGGGGTGGTGGACCTTGTCGGAGGGGCGAGCTGGCGGCCGGTCAAGGACAGTCCCAAGGTGCAGCAGGGGACGATTCCTGCGGCCCTGGCCGGCCAGTGCGCGGAGGCGCGCAAGAAACTGGCGGAAGGGGTGGCGGAGACGGATGACCGGCTGCTGGAAAAGTATCTGGCCGAAGGCGATCTGACGGCGGAAGAGCTCACCAAAGGGTTGAAGAATGGGACGCAAAGGCTGAGCTTCCTGCCGGTCCTCTGCGGCTCGGCGGTGCGGAACATCGGCTCGACCTTGCTGCTGGACATGCTGGCCGGGTGCCTGCCGTCGCCGGTCGAGCGGGAAGCCCAGGCGCCGCTGGCTGGGCTCCACCCCCAGACGGGGGAGCCGGTGACGCGCAACGCCGACCCGACCGACCCCATGTCGGCCTACGTCTTCAAGACCATCATCGATCCCTTTATGGGACGGTTGAGCTATGTGCGTCTGCTCTCCGGGACGCTGGCGGCAGATGCGGCTTTCTACAATTCGACCCGTACGGTGAAGGAAAAGGGCGGCCACGTCTTCTGGATTCTCGGGAAGAAATATGTCCAGGTGCCGCTGCTGAAGGCCGGGGAGATCGGCGCCATCGGCAAACTCAAGGACACCCAGACCGGTGATACGATCTGCGACGATCATCATCCCATCCGCTATCCCAATCCGCACCTGTCCCGGCCGGTCATGTCCTTCGCCCTGGAGCCCAAGTCCAAGGCGGATATCGAAAAGGTCAGTCTGGGGCTGCACAAGCTGGTCGAGGAGGACCCCACGCTGGAGTTTGTCCGCAATAACGAAACCAAGGAAATGATTCTCAGCGGCATGGGCCAGTTGCACGTGGACGTGACCTTCGAGAAGCTGCGGCGGAAGTATGGGGTGGACGTCAACATTCATACGCCCAAGGTGCCCTACAAGGAAACGATCCGCAAAATGGCGCAAGCCCAGGGGAAGTACAAAAAGCAAACCGGCGGGCACGGACAGTTCGGGGATTGCTGGCTCCAGCTCGATCCCTTGCCGCGCGGGAAGGGGGTTGAGTTCGTCAACAAGGTGGTCGGCGGGGCCATTCCCCGAAACTTCATCCCGGCGGTGGAAAAGGGAGTCATCGACGCCACGCACGAAGGGATTCTCGCCGGGTTTCCGGTGGTGGACCTGCGCGCGACCGTCTATGACGGGTCCTACCATACGGTGGACTCGTCGGAAATGTCCTTCAAGATCGCCGCCTCGATGGGCTTCAGAAAAGCCCTGGAGTCCGCGCAGCCGATCCTGTTGGAGCCGATCATGACGGTCGAAGTGACCGCCCCGGACGACGCGGTGGGGGCGGTGATCGGGGATTTGAATTCACGCCGGGGCCGCATCCTCGGCGTCAACGCCACTGGGGCCACCGAGACCATCAAGGCCCTGGTGCCCCTAGTCGAGCTGCTGAAATACACGCCCACGCTCAACTCGATCACCGGCGGCCGCGGCAGCTACGCCATGGAGTTCCATTCCTACGAAGAAGTCCCCCGCGACCAGGCCCAGCGCATCATCGACGAGCATAAGGCCACCAAGGCAGCGGTGCATCAATAA
- a CDS encoding YqgE/AlgH family protein, whose product MTNHGPRAQRTVPTGPAFGVCLVLAVSLVAATVLALSSRPVVAGARLTGAISTPLGKGVFLVASPSLLDPNFRHTVILICDHGSAGTLGLVLNRPTNFLLSEALSDVPTLQGTAHLLFAGGPVQPEALLMLFRLTQEPAQARRVLEGIYLGGNLKDLERVIAKPSPAETFRAFAGYAGWGPGQLASEMAQGSWRVLPADAASIFEKNPADLWQELNDRPELPGQIQALDRRGTSGTRTIVGFDAHVPETPVAG is encoded by the coding sequence ATGACCAACCACGGGCCAAGGGCGCAGCGGACGGTCCCGACGGGGCCGGCATTCGGTGTGTGCCTGGTCCTGGCCGTCTCTCTGGTCGCAGCAACCGTGCTGGCGCTCTCGTCCCGGCCGGTCGTTGCCGGAGCACGTCTCACCGGCGCAATCTCGACGCCCCTGGGGAAAGGGGTATTTCTCGTCGCCAGTCCCAGCCTTCTAGATCCGAACTTCCGCCACACCGTCATTCTGATTTGCGACCATGGGTCAGCGGGGACGCTGGGGCTGGTCCTCAATCGTCCGACCAATTTCCTCCTGTCCGAGGCCCTGTCCGACGTGCCGACCTTGCAAGGCACAGCCCATCTCTTATTTGCCGGCGGACCGGTGCAGCCGGAAGCCCTGCTCATGCTGTTCCGGCTGACGCAGGAGCCGGCGCAGGCGCGTCGGGTGTTGGAGGGCATCTACCTCGGCGGGAATCTCAAGGATCTCGAACGGGTCATTGCCAAGCCGTCGCCGGCCGAGACATTTCGGGCTTTTGCCGGCTATGCTGGATGGGGGCCGGGCCAACTGGCATCGGAAATGGCCCAAGGCTCTTGGCGGGTGCTGCCGGCGGATGCCGCAAGCATCTTCGAGAAAAATCCGGCCGATCTCTGGCAGGAGTTGAACGACAGACCGGAGCTCCCAGGCCAGATCCAAGCCCTCGACCGACGGGGGACGTCCGGAACCCGGACCATCGTCGGATTTGATGCGCATGTTCCTGAAACCCCAGTTGCGGGCTGA
- a CDS encoding JAB domain-containing protein has product MGEQSRPGGINRWPESERPRERLAREGPESLSDAQLLAILLRVGRQDRSAVQVAMDLLAQSSGLGSLASQGFEELCQVPGIGPAKAAQLKAAIELGKRVLAAPLSTGTRIGSSRDLFAHYHPLLRDLRHEVFKIILLDAKHAIIRDATVSVGSLTLSIVHPREVFTLAVRESAAAVIFLHNHPSGDPAPSQEDRLLTERLVSVGQLLGIAVLDHLIVGDGRYVSFADQGWLSERAGPLSDGTAVPATRRRGRRPQALRKRSGPDGSDT; this is encoded by the coding sequence GTGGGAGAACAGAGCCGTCCCGGAGGCATCAACCGGTGGCCGGAGAGCGAGCGGCCACGCGAGCGACTGGCCCGTGAGGGACCGGAATCCCTCTCCGATGCGCAGCTCTTGGCCATTCTCTTGCGCGTGGGGCGGCAGGACCGGTCTGCGGTGCAGGTGGCGATGGATCTGTTGGCGCAATCGTCCGGGTTGGGGAGTCTGGCGAGCCAGGGATTCGAGGAACTCTGCCAAGTGCCGGGGATCGGTCCGGCCAAGGCGGCGCAGTTGAAGGCGGCCATCGAATTGGGTAAGCGCGTGTTGGCGGCCCCGCTCTCGACGGGGACGCGCATCGGGTCCAGCCGGGACTTGTTCGCGCACTATCACCCGCTTCTGCGCGATCTGCGTCACGAGGTCTTCAAGATCATCTTGCTGGATGCGAAGCATGCCATCATTCGGGACGCGACGGTGTCCGTGGGAAGCCTCACGCTCAGCATCGTTCACCCGCGGGAAGTGTTTACGTTGGCGGTGCGGGAATCGGCTGCGGCCGTGATCTTTTTGCACAATCACCCCAGCGGTGACCCGGCTCCCAGCCAGGAGGACCGGCTGCTGACCGAACGGCTGGTTTCGGTCGGCCAGCTCCTGGGCATTGCCGTGCTGGATCACCTGATCGTCGGGGACGGCCGCTATGTCAGTTTCGCCGACCAGGGCTGGTTGAGCGAGCGGGCCGGCCCCTTGTCCGACGGAACTGCGGTCCCGGCCACGCGCCGGCGCGGACGTAGGCCTCAAGCCCTGCGGAAGCGGTCCGGGCCAGACGGGTCGGATACTTGA